The sequence CTGGCAAACGCGTTCCATGACACTCAATCCTTTAAATGGGATCGTGACAAGGGATTCAAGCTCGCATCCGGCGAGATCAGCCCATTTTATGTCGATTGCCGTACTCTCATGGCGCATCCAGAAGCTCGTCGCTTAGTGGCTGAACTTGCGTACGAAGCCGTTGCAGGAATTGAATTCGATTGTTTGGGTGGGCTGGAACTCGGAGCAATTCCGATCGCCATCACCATTTCCGATTTCGGCTGCGCTGCATCCTGGCAGCGCCTGTGGAGGACCTTTGTCGTCCGTAAACAGGCTAAAGACCATGGATTAGGAAAGTTGATCGAGGGCAGCATCAGTCACGGTGATCGGGCGTTGATCGTGGACGATGTGCTCACGAGCGGTGGATCCTTGCTCAAAGCGGTCGCGGTCGCGCGGGACGCCGGTCTTCGAGTCGATCATGCCTTAGTGATTGTGGACCGTCAGGAGCAAGACGGAAAAGCTCGGCTGGAAAAAGAGGGAGTTCGTCTTATGAGTCTTTTAACGATTCAAGATCTCATGCAGACAATGAACCACACGTAGTGCGACCCTAGCCTGGATACCCATACCTTACCTTCTTTTCATTTACACTCAAACTGAATTCCCCACCGCCGCTCCTCGACAAGTTCTTGAGCCCCATCAAGCGGACTCACTACACGAGAGCGCCCCTTCGCCTCTCCCTCACGAACAATGGAATAAGACCCTCCGGGACATTTCTCTTTCATAAGTTCGAGCGCCTCCTTTCGAAACGAGGAGAGGATGGGTCCCTGTCCATCTTTAAACGGATAGATGACCACACCACCCGTGCCATGCTCTTGAACGATCTTTGCGCCATCGGCACAACCCCCAACGACTAGACACGCCACTACCATAGCGGTTCTCACCCATGAGTTGATCATTGTCTTGGGCTCACACCAATCACTGTGGGCAAAGGAATATGACTACCGGTGCCGCCGGCGAATAGCCCCTTCCATGATGCGCGATCCTCTGTATCCTTGTCTTTATGCCAGAGTGATTCGAGAATACGCACCTCCGAGGAGGATCCTCCGTCCATTGCCATCGCTTGACGCACAGCGGGAAGTACGTCCTTGAAACACTGACCGATATCGTATAACCGCGCGACTCCAAGACTCTTAAAGAGAAGAATGTGTCCGGCTGTCGTTTCAGCAACAATCGTCTGATAGGCATATTTTCCGGTCTCACGCACACGGACCTTCCCCGTTCGGTCAAGAAGCATAAGGGCCTGTGCCGCCTCTCGATAAGGTGGTCTCCCTTCATCGAAGACCTCCGATTCCAAATCAAGGACCCGTGCCTTTCGTAACCCCGAATCCGACGGTTCTGCGACAAACAGCCCTTGCCATGATGGGTGGCGCCGGCTTCCCAATGGACGCCCATCCTTATAGAGAAGTCCAAGATACGCAAAGTTTTCTCTGAATAACCCTGCATTAAATACCACGTGGTGGCCCGTTCGTTTCTGCCATTCGTCGATTTTAGGTGGCTCCGGCAACCCTTCATGGGCATAATAGTGAATGGAGAACTTTGTCCGTTCAGGATCCAAATCGACAACCAGCATTCTAGGAACGACAGGGCATTGAACCTCAGCTCTCCACACCGAAACCCTGATACCATCGGAAATCTGTAGCCATGCGATATCCTCCGCTAAGCTGGGATTAGGGAGCACGCATGCGCCCACCAATAGATATGTCGCTCCATATATGCTCCATCGTGACGAATGTCGCCTCGTGATCATACCTGCTGTAGATGCCCAATCACGGAACGATTCTAGGTATCGTCTTTTCATGAATCAGGACTACTTCAGATCGATGACCGCGATGGCTCCGATGATTGGCTTTTCCTCTTCTGATTGGAAGGCTTGAGGTCGAGCACTTCGCGCACTTTGTCTGCTACCGCTTCTGGCGTGAATGGCTTTTGCAGGTAGGCCCAAGATGGCTCTCGTGCACTGACACCAACATCATCCATATAGCCAGAGATCAAGAGAACACTGAGCTCCGGCTTAATCATCCGAAGATTCCGAGCCAGTTCCACGCCGCTCATTCCTGGCATGACGATATCGGTAAGTAACAGTTGAAGTTTTCTCATATAGGGGGTAGCCACCAGGCAAGCCTCCACGCCATTTCGCGCTTCGACAATACGATACCCACGTTTACGAAGTTCATCGCGAATCAGTACGCGAACATCCTCATCATCCTCTACGAGGAGTATCGTCTCATGCCCTCCTAGTGACGGCATTGCCGGATTCTCATCAGATGGAACCAAGATCTCGTTTTCCACCCGTGGCAGGTAGACATCAAAACGCGTTCCCTCCCCGATCTTACTGGTCACGTCCAACCCACCACCGCTCTGAGTCACAATGCCGAACACGGTCGAAAGCCCGAGTCCAGTTCCCTTTCCTTCTTCTTTGGTTGTAAAGAAAGGTTCAAAAACATGTGCTTGCACTTCTGGAGTCATTCCGCATCCGCTGTCGGAAACGGAGAGCCTGACATAGGTGCCGGGTGTGATCGGGCTCATGTGGTACAACGGTGCATGATCGAGATCCACTCCGGTGGTTTCAATCGTGAGTTTGCCGCCCTCTGGCATAGCATCTTTTGCGTTGACGACCAGATTCATCACAACCTGTTCAAGCCAGGCCGGGTCGGTCTTTACTTTTAGATCATCGACGCTCGGTTTCAACGTGAGTTGGATATCATCTCCAATCAGCCTGCCCAGCATGGGTTCGAAATCGACAAGGACGGTATTCAGGCTCAACACCTTCGCCTGAGAGGGTTGTTTTCTGCTGAACGTGAGCAACTGGCGAATGAGAATTCTTGCTCGATCACCGGCTCTATGCATCTCCTCAACTCGACGTCTAAGGGGGTCATTCTGATCCATTTCGCTGAGCAGCACCTGACTTTGTCCCATAATGATTGTCAGCAAGTTATTGAAATCGTGGGCGAGCCCTCCAGCCAGACGCCCGACCGCTTCAAGCTTCTGCACCTGCCGAAACTGCACTTCGCTTTCCAAGAGTGCCGATTCGGCCCGCACTCGCGCTGCTCGCTCCTGTTGCTCGCGCAGTAGGCGCCGTACCGATGGAACCAGTCGATCTAGCTCATTTATGGGTATACAATCCGTCGCACCACGATATAGCTGTTCGATGCTCTGTTTCCCCTGAAGGGTGGCCGAAACAAAAATCACCGGCACATCAGGAGCCAATGTTCGAGCCGACTCAAGAGCCGACCGTCCGTCCAACCAAGGAAGGATGAATTCTGCCAGGATGAGATCGACTTGACCTTCAGAGAGAGCCGACGTAAAGGCCGCGCGGCTCCCGATCCGCCGTATCACGCATGGAATACCTCCATCCGTCAACATCGTCTCAATTCGGTCACTGAGGTGCCGATTCGATTCTAAATGAAGGACTCGTAGCGGCGTGATCATGAATGGGGATGACTGAACCGAGAACCTTCGGGAGGGGGTTCGTTGATCACCCCCCAGAACGTGCCCAACTCTTTGACAGCCGACAGAAATTTGTGAAACTCAACGGGCTTGACCACGTAGGCGTTCGCTCCCAACGCATAGCTTTCGGCCAAATCTCGTTCTTCTCGTGACGACGTCAGCATCACGACCGGAATCGGACGAAGGTTGATGTCCGCTTTAATGGTACGCAAGACTTCCAGTCCGTTCACCTTCGGCATTTTGAGGTCAAGAAACACCACAGCGGGGTTCCCTTTAAGACGTGACTTGAACTGCCCTCGACAGTACAGATAGTCCAACACCTCAGCTCCATCACGACAGAGGACGATTTTGTCAGATATATGCTCCTCTTCCATCGCAGCAAGAGCAAGTTCAGCATCACGTGGATTATCTTCGGCGAGGAGAATTGGTTTCGCCGCATTCATGATTCACTACTCCTTGTTGGCAACGCAATAAAGAAAGTCGCTCCCTTGTCTGGGACGCCTTCCGCCCAGGTCCGACCCCCATGGCGATGGACGATCCGACGTGCATTCGCGAGCCCGATTCCCGTTCCTTCAAATTCATCCGCGCGGTGCAGTCTCTGGAACACTCCAAACAACTTGGACGCATACTCCATATCAAACCCAACCCCGTTGTCACGCACAAAAATGACGATCTCGGCAGAGGTGGGACAATCCACCCCTATTTCAATAGAAGCCTGGGACCTGGTGCCGGTGAACTTAATCGCATTCGTGATCAGATTCACAAATACCTGTCTCAGCATGGCTGGATCGCCCTTGACCTCTGGTAATGGGGCGATTGTCCACGATATCTCCCGCCCTTGCAAGTCCAGGCGCAAATCCGCAAGAATACTTTTGATCAACTGCTCCAGATTGACATTGGTGCGAAGCATTTCTTGTCGGCCCATGCGTGAAAAGACCAACAGGTCATCAATCAGCTGTCCCATCTGCTTGGCGGCATCAGAAATTGTTTGCAAATACCGTGCACCTTTCTCGTTCAACGACTCCTCAACAGATTTACGCAGGAGAGCCGCATACCCGTCTATATGCCGCAAGGGTGCCCGTAAATCATGAGAGACTGAATAGCTGAACGCTTCCAGCTCCTTGTTTGCAGCCTCCAAGAGTTCCCCTCGACGATGCAGTTCCCCTGCAACACGCCGCCGCTCCGTAATGTCATGCCGAATAAGATAGTAGACCCATGCCAGCAAGACCAGCTGGAGAAAAGCCCCGATACCTAAGAGCACAATAGTATTTCTGGTCCCGACAGCAGAATCCGCCACACGACCATTCATTGCCTGTCGTTCGTCTGAATCCATCTCGGTAATGAGTTGATGAATCACGCCCAACTCGCGGCGACCAGCCCCTTCAAGAGCCATCTTCTTGACGGATCGAAACCCGCCTCTCTCAAACAGGGCGATGGCCTTGGATTCGGCGTTCAACTGTTTGTCCATCATCCGATCCAGAACACCGACTCGTTGCTCCTGTTCTGTGGAACCGCGCGTCAATTCACGAAGATAGTTAGTAAATGCCGGCTTCTGGTTTACGACTTTCGTATAGGAGTCAAGATAGGACGCTTCTCCTGTGACAAGATATCGTCGGTGCGCATCCTCTGCTTCAGTCATTGCAACATCGATATTGCTGAGAAGCTGGAGGAGATCATGGCTGCGACCATCGAGTCGACTGTTAGCCAGGAGAATACTGGTGTTGTGATACGAAACCGCGGTGATTACTAGGATCCCAACAAACACAAGACTGAAACCAGCCAACACCCTTTGCTCAATGGCAAGTTTTTCAAACCATGGCACACGAACGTGGCCAAAACCAATCGAACCTGGAAGGATGTCGATATGAGGGTTGGCCTCCTCGATCGCCAAATCCGGAGGCTCCGCTAGATGGTTTGAGGTTGAGTCCATGGGTCAAGCTGACAAGCCACCACGGTGCTCTAACTGTCGTGTGGGATCCGAGCCAAGCGATATATGATTCGACTCAATTGTAGCAGAACTCTAAGAAGGAGGAAGCAGAAAACTAGCTGCCAACATGTATCGTTGAGGGAAAGGCCGTTGCGGAAGGAGTCACAAAGTTGGAAAACATCAGCGTAGCTTCAACGACCCAGTCTGTAAACGGTTGCGGGTAAATGCCGATCACCAAAGTCCCCGCTAAGCCGACATAGATGACGGTCTTCATAGGGGCGGAAATCCTAATTGGAGACGGATCAATCGGTTCATTGATGTACATTTGCTTCACCACAATCAAGTAATAGTACATCGATATGACGATATTGATCAGGCCAACCGTGATCAAGGTATAGAGCCCTTCCTTAATCGCAGCGACAAAGATGTAGAGCTTTCCAATAAACCCTGCAAGCGGCGGCACCCCGGCCAATGACAACAGGAACAGCAACATGGCAAATGCCAAAAACGGGGAGCGTCTATTTAGACCTCGATAATCCTCGATCTCGTCCTTACCGATCGCCTGGCTGACCGCAATGACAACGGCAAAGGCTCCAAGATTCGCAAAGAGATAGGCCAAGAGATAAAACAGAATGGCATCACTTCCCATCTTGGTTCCTGCCGCCAGTCCTATCAATACGTTTCCAATTTGAGCGATCCCAGAGTAGGCAAGCAGCCGTTTAATGTTTCGTTGAGCGATGGCCACGATGTTTCCGTACGTCATCGACACGATCGAGACAGCAACCAGCAAGTAAACCCAAACCGGTTTGAACGACGCCAATGCGACCAGAAAAATCCTGAGGAGGATCACCAAAGCAGCGCCTTTGGGGGCAATCGACAAAAAGGCCGTAACGGGGGTTGGGGCGCCGTGATAGGTATCGGGTATCCACGAATGGAAGGGAACGGCCCCGATCTTAAATCCTAAGGCGGCGAAGATCAGCAGAAATCCAATGATTAAACCGGGAGTCGGTTGTGCGGACGACATTTCTGAGAACACTAGCTGACCCGTTTCACCGTAGACGAGGCTGATGCCGTAGGCGAAGAGACCAGCAGCAAATACACCGAGGATGAAGAATTTCAACCCTGCCTCGTTTGAGGCCAAGTCATCGCGTAAATACGACACGAGTACATAAAATCCAAGAGTCGAGAACTCCAAGCTCACAAAGACAGACAGGAGATCATTGGCTGATGCCATGAACATCATGCCAAGCGCCGACATCACTACGAGCACATAATATTCACCCCGGAATAATGTGAACCGATTGACATACTCGACTGACGACAGAATCACGAGTATGGTGGCCCCCAAAATAAATACCTTGAAAAAAATCGCCATGCGATCCAGTACGAACATGTTGCCAAACAGCGCGCCGGATATATGATTGACGTCAAACCACGCCAAACATCCCAGTGTGATCACAAGGCCTGCCACACTAAGATATGCAAGCTGTTCTTTAGGCAGGCGCGGAGAGACGAAATCCACGATGAGGACGACACACAGCCAACACGTGAGGAAGATTTCCGGCAAGAGAAGAAGCAGATCCGCAAAGGAGAGATTCAGCGAAAAGATCATTCGCCCCCTCCTTGTGACGTCAGCATCGGAGTCGGCAGAATCTTGGTGGCCACGACCGGTGTCGTCGTCATAGTTTCTGAGAGAACTACTGCGCTCGGAGGCCCTGGGCCGTCCCCAGTTTGCGCAACAGGAACGACTTCGGTGATCCTCACGATCAATGGATCTACGCCGGAGCGAACAACATCGTACAGATGCATCGGGAAAATACCGAACCCGACGCTGACTGAGATCATAATCAACAAGGGCAGCCGATCAACGGTAGAAATCGCATCATGGGCGTGTCCGTACTTCTGATTCATCGGACCATAGAACAGGCCCCTCATCATTTTAAATAGGTAAGCCAGAGTCAGCACAATGCCCAACATCGCAACGATCACTTGCAATGGGTACTTATTCCAACTGCCGACGACAATCATGATCTCCGCAATAAAATTCACCGTCCCAGGCATCCCAATCGAGGCCATACACCCCACGATAAAGCACGCAGAGATAAACGGCATCTTATTGGAAAGCCCCCCCAGCGAAGGAATGTCGCGTGTATGGGTTTGATCATAGACCCATCCCGCCATCGCGAACAGCATGCCCGTGGCCATTGCGTGAGCGAACATATAGATGACGGCACCGCTCAAGCTGATGTAGTTAAGGGAAGCCATGCCGAGAAACACATAGCCCATGTGACTGGAGCTTGAATAGCCGATGACATACTTCGTGTCCTTGGCATAAAAAGCGACAAACCCTCCGTAGATGATGCTGAACATGCAAAGAACGGCAGCAATCGGCATCATTTCTCTAGTCGTGTCCGGGAGAATTTCAAATGCAACTCTGATGATTGAAAAATGCCCCAGCTTCATAAGGACACCGGCATGAAGCATGCTCGTCGCAGCCGGTGCTGCCGCATGGCCAACGGGAGACCATGAGTGCATCGGCCAAAGCGGAGCGATCGATGCAAATCCGAAGAAGACCAAAACCCATATGATCTTATCCAGAGTCGTGCCCAAGACCGGAATATTCATGAGGTTGGCCTGCTCACGAAGCACCAAGATGTCAAAGGTATTGAGCCCCGAATATTTATAGATCAGCAGAATGCCCATTAAAGCCATGACCGCGAACGCGGAGAGAAAGAGCACCAGTTTCATGGCCGCATATTCTTTGCTGTTGGAGCCGAAATTAAAAATAAAGCCGACGGAATCTCGCAGTTTCATCCCTTCGGTATCCGTCATCTCCAAATACTTCTTGGTGTGACTCCCCCACATACCCAGCAGTAAGTACATCGGGATCACGGACATTTCGTAGAAGAAGTAGAGGAAGAACAGATCAAGAGACATGAACACGCCGATCGTGGCAGCCGCCAGGATCAACAACCAGATGTAGAACTCTTTCGTCCGATCCTTGATATGCCAGGATACGAAGATCCCAGCAAATAGGAGAATCGTTGAGGCCAACACGAGAGGAGTTCCGATACCGTCGACACCCAGATGCAAGGAAATACCAAGCTGGCGGGACCACTCAATTTTTTCGACAAATTGAAATCCCCCTTTAACCGGATCATAGGCATAGAAGAGGTAGATCGAAGCGATTAACGACACGAAGGCAGAGCTTGCAGCAACGCCACGGACAAGCAGAGGTTGACGATTCGAAATAAAAATCAACCCTAACGCTCCAAGAAACGGAGCGAAAAGGATATACAACAGTGCGTGCTCTCCCATGACCCGACCCTACTTCCTCCCCAATTGGATTTGCGGACTCACCACTGCTGCCGCTTGATCGTGATGGATCCGGTCAACAAGAGCTTGAACCGATCCATTCATAATTCGTAGAAACGGGGATGGATAGAGCCCGATCCAAAGAATCATGACCGATAAGGAAACGGCAATAATCATCTCACGAAGCTGCAGATCGTTCATGGTGGCTCTCACCGCTGTCCCCACCGGTCCAAGCATGGCCCGCTCGTAATACCAGAGGAAATAGGCGGCACCAAAAATCACCCCCAGAACGGCAACGGCTCCAAACCACCATCTGGCTTCAAAAGCCCCAAGCAGAATAAGAAACTCACCGACAAAGCCATTTGTACCGGGAAGTCCAATGGACGCCAGTCCAATAATAAAGAAGAACGTGGCGAGCAGCGGCACTTGTTTGGCCATTCCACCGAAAGCGGATAATTGAGTCGTCTGCTGACGGGAATACAGAAACCCCGCAATAAAAAATAATCCGGCTGTGCTGAACCCCAAATTGATCATGGTCAGCAAACTCCCTTGCAGACCTTGATAATTCAAGGCAAACAACCCCACCACCACAAAACCCAAGTGACTCACGCTGCTGTAAGCGAGCAAACGCCTCAAATCAGCCTGCACCAACGCCATCCAGGCCCCATAGAGAATTGCGCAGAGACCGAGGACCACAAGGACGGTGACAACCGTCTCACTTTTTGATGCGTCTGGAAGCAGCGGGATGCTGAAACGCATAAAACCAAATGTTCCTAGCTTGAGACCCGCCAATACGACGGACATTCCAATCGGCCCCTCCAGGAGGGCATCGGGTAACCAGGTATGGAATGGGAACACCGGTGCCTTGAATGCAAATCCCATAAACATCAGCCAAAAGATC is a genomic window of Candidatus Nitrospira kreftii containing:
- a CDS encoding Orotate phosphoribosyltransferase, with protein sequence MTGREQLANAFHDTQSFKWDRDKGFKLASGEISPFYVDCRTLMAHPEARRLVAELAYEAVAGIEFDCLGGLELGAIPIAITISDFGCAASWQRLWRTFVVRKQAKDHGLGKLIEGSISHGDRALIVDDVLTSGGSLLKAVAVARDAGLRVDHALVIVDRQEQDGKARLEKEGVRLMSLLTIQDLMQTMNHT
- a CDS encoding hypothetical protein (conserved protein of unknown function), with protein sequence MVVACLVVGGCADGAKIVQEHGTGGVVIYPFKDGQGPILSSFRKEALELMKEKCPGGSYSIVREGEAKGRSRVVSPLDGAQELVEERRWGIQFECK
- a CDS encoding hypothetical protein (conserved protein of unknown function) produces the protein MKRRYLESFRDWASTAGMITRRHSSRWSIYGATYLLVGACVLPNPSLAEDIAWLQISDGIRVSVWRAEVQCPVVPRMLVVDLDPERTKFSIHYYAHEGLPEPPKIDEWQKRTGHHVVFNAGLFRENFAYLGLLYKDGRPLGSRRHPSWQGLFVAEPSDSGLRKARVLDLESEVFDEGRPPYREAAQALMLLDRTGKVRVRETGKYAYQTIVAETTAGHILLFKSLGVARLYDIGQCFKDVLPAVRQAMAMDGGSSSEVRILESLWHKDKDTEDRASWKGLFAGGTGSHIPLPTVIGVSPRQ
- a CDS encoding hypothetical protein (conserved protein of unknown function) — encoded protein: MITPLRVLHLESNRHLSDRIETMLTDGGIPCVIRRIGSRAAFTSALSEGQVDLILAEFILPWLDGRSALESARTLAPDVPVIFVSATLQGKQSIEQLYRGATDCIPINELDRLVPSVRRLLREQQERAARVRAESALLESEVQFRQVQKLEAVGRLAGGLAHDFNNLLTIIMGQSQVLLSEMDQNDPLRRRVEEMHRAGDRARILIRQLLTFSRKQPSQAKVLSLNTVLVDFEPMLGRLIGDDIQLTLKPSVDDLKVKTDPAWLEQVVMNLVVNAKDAMPEGGKLTIETTGVDLDHAPLYHMSPITPGTYVRLSVSDSGCGMTPEVQAHVFEPFFTTKEEGKGTGLGLSTVFGIVTQSGGGLDVTSKIGEGTRFDVYLPRVENEILVPSDENPAMPSLGGHETILLVEDDEDVRVLIRDELRKRGYRIVEARNGVEACLVATPYMRKLQLLLTDIVMPGMSGVELARNLRMIKPELSVLLISGYMDDVGVSAREPSWAYLQKPFTPEAVADKVREVLDLKPSNQKRKSQSSEPSRSSI
- a CDS encoding Two-component system response regulator → MNAAKPILLAEDNPRDAELALAAMEEEHISDKIVLCRDGAEVLDYLYCRGQFKSRLKGNPAVVFLDLKMPKVNGLEVLRTIKADINLRPIPVVMLTSSREERDLAESYALGANAYVVKPVEFHKFLSAVKELGTFWGVINEPPPEGSRFSHPHS
- a CDS encoding hypothetical protein (conserved protein of unknown function), coding for MDSTSNHLAEPPDLAIEEANPHIDILPGSIGFGHVRVPWFEKLAIEQRVLAGFSLVFVGILVITAVSYHNTSILLANSRLDGRSHDLLQLLSNIDVAMTEAEDAHRRYLVTGEASYLDSYTKVVNQKPAFTNYLRELTRGSTEQEQRVGVLDRMMDKQLNAESKAIALFERGGFRSVKKMALEGAGRRELGVIHQLITEMDSDERQAMNGRVADSAVGTRNTIVLLGIGAFLQLVLLAWVYYLIRHDITERRRVAGELHRRGELLEAANKELEAFSYSVSHDLRAPLRHIDGYAALLRKSVEESLNEKGARYLQTISDAAKQMGQLIDDLLVFSRMGRQEMLRTNVNLEQLIKSILADLRLDLQGREISWTIAPLPEVKGDPAMLRQVFVNLITNAIKFTGTRSQASIEIGVDCPTSAEIVIFVRDNGVGFDMEYASKLFGVFQRLHRADEFEGTGIGLANARRIVHRHGGRTWAEGVPDKGATFFIALPTRSSES
- a CDS encoding NADH-quinone oxidoreductase subunit N, with translation MIFSLNLSFADLLLLLPEIFLTCWLCVVLIVDFVSPRLPKEQLAYLSVAGLVITLGCLAWFDVNHISGALFGNMFVLDRMAIFFKVFILGATILVILSSVEYVNRFTLFRGEYYVLVVMSALGMMFMASANDLLSVFVSLEFSTLGFYVLVSYLRDDLASNEAGLKFFILGVFAAGLFAYGISLVYGETGQLVFSEMSSAQPTPGLIIGFLLIFAALGFKIGAVPFHSWIPDTYHGAPTPVTAFLSIAPKGAALVILLRIFLVALASFKPVWVYLLVAVSIVSMTYGNIVAIAQRNIKRLLAYSGIAQIGNVLIGLAAGTKMGSDAILFYLLAYLFANLGAFAVVIAVSQAIGKDEIEDYRGLNRRSPFLAFAMLLFLLSLAGVPPLAGFIGKLYIFVAAIKEGLYTLITVGLINIVISMYYYLIVVKQMYINEPIDPSPIRISAPMKTVIYVGLAGTLVIGIYPQPFTDWVVEATLMFSNFVTPSATAFPSTIHVGS
- a CDS encoding NADH-quinone oxidoreductase, membrane subunit M, which codes for MGEHALLYILFAPFLGALGLIFISNRQPLLVRGVAASSAFVSLIASIYLFYAYDPVKGGFQFVEKIEWSRQLGISLHLGVDGIGTPLVLASTILLFAGIFVSWHIKDRTKEFYIWLLILAAATIGVFMSLDLFFLYFFYEMSVIPMYLLLGMWGSHTKKYLEMTDTEGMKLRDSVGFIFNFGSNSKEYAAMKLVLFLSAFAVMALMGILLIYKYSGLNTFDILVLREQANLMNIPVLGTTLDKIIWVLVFFGFASIAPLWPMHSWSPVGHAAAPAATSMLHAGVLMKLGHFSIIRVAFEILPDTTREMMPIAAVLCMFSIIYGGFVAFYAKDTKYVIGYSSSSHMGYVFLGMASLNYISLSGAVIYMFAHAMATGMLFAMAGWVYDQTHTRDIPSLGGLSNKMPFISACFIVGCMASIGMPGTVNFIAEIMIVVGSWNKYPLQVIVAMLGIVLTLAYLFKMMRGLFYGPMNQKYGHAHDAISTVDRLPLLIMISVSVGFGIFPMHLYDVVRSGVDPLIVRITEVVPVAQTGDGPGPPSAVVLSETMTTTPVVATKILPTPMLTSQGGGE
- a CDS encoding NADH-quinone oxidoreductase, membrane subunit M, with the protein product MLEELTAGFPILSCILFLPVVGAAVLWVVDDEDTVRSAALTIALVELALCIFVLLRFVPESAAMQFTERVPWIPALGISYHLAVDGISVLFVGLTAFLTVLVVVYSWDTIRHQVKLYMMCLLALETTTMGVFVSLDLILFFVFWELMLIPSYFLIKLWGGGAERHYAALKFVLYTLLGSVFMLVGIALLNINFHEWASLHHADQAYSFDFLDLLSVPIPVSQQMVIFWLMFMGFAFKAPVFPFHTWLPDALLEGPIGMSVVLAGLKLGTFGFMRFSIPLLPDASKSETVVTVLVVLGLCAILYGAWMALVQADLRRLLAYSSVSHLGFVVVGLFALNYQGLQGSLLTMINLGFSTAGLFFIAGFLYSRQQTTQLSAFGGMAKQVPLLATFFFIIGLASIGLPGTNGFVGEFLILLGAFEARWWFGAVAVLGVIFGAAYFLWYYERAMLGPVGTAVRATMNDLQLREMIIAVSLSVMILWIGLYPSPFLRIMNGSVQALVDRIHHDQAAAVVSPQIQLGRK